One genomic window of Hippocampus zosterae strain Florida chromosome 12, ASM2543408v3, whole genome shotgun sequence includes the following:
- the il10rb gene encoding interleukin-10 receptor subunit beta codes for MEYMTTHNGTFRDHLIFLLLSLFVRIHASHVSEALPPPRNVVLITLNTNYTLKWDWNETTSKTEAVSFSVQYISIYKLDSKKRHNWSIACDKTYSKSCDLTAYNLHYLGMYMVRVRTNDNHSHSDWVQKEFCPEKHAAVGPPSKVELAVSVNNLDVLISDPLTSSNRSMKVNLPKMYYNIVYSEHNANKRAPQPQIMNTSTNMVTLTDLKSWTLYCVRVQSRSDRPDKSSKFSLPHCIQTDGFIPWWQIVVYFLGSLVMCCTVVALFLYILFRFYETFKMTFCPLIHLPQFFQKYPLDSLGSDIPCLLPVESEAELFCDIVTICPKPPEHHSHSSKDPLMPPFGLEPASSSTALYNHQDIRRSTDSGVYSTDGSKCQQHQLNSSQSSFGPDQDPVDLDPVKIHDTSPGHDSRCESAVEHFIDRCL; via the exons ATGGAATACATGACTACACATAACGGCACGTTCCGTGACCATTTAATTTTCCTTTTGCTATCTCTTTTTGTGAGGATTCATGCAAGTCATG tgaGTGAAGCGCTGCCTCCGCCACGGAATGTAGTTTTGATTACCTTAAACACCAATTACACACTGAAGTGGGACTGGAACGAGACGACTTCGAAGACGGAAGCTGTTTCGTTTTCGGTCCAATATATTTC GATCTACAAGCTCGATTCCAAGAAAAGGCACAACTGGTCTATTGCCTGTGACAAGACGTATTCCAAGTCTTGTGACCTTACCGCATATAACCTGCACTATTTGGGCATGTACATGGTGCGTGTACGCACCAATGACAATCACAGTCATTCAGACTGGGTGCAGAAAGAATTTTGTCCAGAGAAGCATG CTGCAGTTGGTCCACCATCCAAAGTGGAATTGGCTGTTTCTGTGAACAACCTCGATGTTTTGATCTCCGATCCACTGACCAGTTCAAATCGCTCGATGAAAGTGAATCTTCCCAAGATGTACTACAACATTGTGTACTCGGAACATAATGCAAACAAGCGG GCTCCACAGCCCCAAATTATGAACACAAGTACAAATATGGTAACTCTGACAGACCTGAAATCTTGGACATTGTACTGTGTTCGGGTCCAGTCACGTTCTGACCGTCCCGATAAGAGCAGCAAATTCAGCTTGCCACATTGCATTCAGACTGATG GCTTCATCCCTTGGTGGCAAATTGTTGTGTACTTCTTGGGCTCTTTGGTGATGTGTTGTACAGTTGTGGCCCTCTTCTTGTATATTCTCTTTAGATTTTATGAGACATTCAAGATGACATTCTGTCCTTTGATCCACCTTCCACAATTTTTCCAAAAG TATCCTCTTGACTCCCTTGGATCTGATATTCCTTGTCTTCTCCCCGTGGAATCTGAAGCTGAACTCTTTTGCGATATCGTCACAATATGTCCGAAACCTCCGGAACATCACAGTCACTCCTCAAAAGATCCACTGATGCCCCCTTTCGGTCTGGAGCCTGCTAGTAGTTCAAC TGCTCTGTACAATCATCAGGACATAAGGAGAAGCACAGACTCTGGAGTTTACTCCACTGATGGCAGCAAATGCCAGCAACATCAGTTAAACAGCAGTCAATCCTCCTTTGGGCCCGACCAAGACCCTGTTGACTTGGATCCTGTGAAAATACACGACACGAGTCCAGGGCATGACAGTCGGTGTGAGAGTGCGGTTGAACATTTTATAGACCGTTGTTTATGA
- the crfb2 gene encoding cytokine receptor family member b2 yields the protein MIFVFWALTSLSRVLSASSELPQPVNVRIISINFIHMLTWAPGPGTPMDIYYQIGITTDVGTAWVPVAGCQHVQYQLVCNMTEAFSDPRQVYITQVTAKWRAQASRPATHPGFQPIKDTHLDLPVVAVTPCGKNLCVDLLSPMQHLWEFYNSLSYQFRIESSDPSRALFFQKTKSLNGTVLKNLAPSRRYCISVRISDTLVPRESNYSQQHCAVTPGSYPSESVTSAVLCVISIATIVIAILLVYTGFLCLRNIRMPSVLTSIHHTKEVWVVVPRNASLSSLLIMPTLHSPWEEKDCQLSDLWNTESSSGNGSGYKMRLASDLLCSSALSLPVTSQPASLPNNTANPNSVFPSVDVFSPLPQAWIWDAASQHSSTNAASLSDNLSNSDCGPVSDQASFTAERLHPIEVENWEVEKGDDQDVNLHSLILGRFVEVEQKNILDQRNADTVDLQEHDSISVMLPETWDAEGAHIEGTSCSDDEEEQQDEQFLYMRRPVSIL from the exons ATGATATTTGTCTTTTGGGCGCTGACGTCACTTTCCCGTGTTCTCTCAG cttCCAGTGAACTTCCCCAACCAGTCAACGTGCGAATCATCtcaattaatttcattcatATGCTAACATGGGCACCTGGACCAGGCACACCTATGGATATTTACTACCAAATCGGTATCACTACAGATGT GGGAACTGCCTGGGTCCCAGTGGCTGGCTGTCAGCATGTCCAGTACCAACTGGTTTGCAATATGACAGAGGCCTTCTCTGATCCAAGGCAGGTCTACATAACCCAGGTTACAGCTAAGTGGCGAGCTCAAGCCTCTCGACCAGCGACCCACCCTGGGTTCCAGCCCATCAAAGACA CTCACCTGGACCTGCCGGTGGTGGCTGTGACTCCTTGTGGAAAAAATCTGTGTGTGGACCTTCTGTCTCCAATGCAGCATCTGTGGGAGTTCTACAACTCACTCAGTTACCAATTCAGGATCGAGAGCAGCGATCCAAGCAGAGCTCTG ttttttcagaaaACCAAATCTCTGAATGGAACTGTTCTGAAGAACCTGGCTCCCAGCAGGCGCTATTGCATCTCCGTTCGAATCTCCGACACCCTCGTCCCAAGGGAGTCCAACTATAGCCAGCAACATTGCGCCGTTACTCCGGGGAGTTATCCTTCAG AATCTGTGACCTCAGCTGTGTTGTGTGTTATTTCCATTGCCACCATCGTCATTGCGATCCTTCTCGTCTATACCGGATTCCTCTGTCTGAGAAACATTCGTATGCCATCCGTTCTG acatccatccatcacacgAAAGAGGTCTGGGTTGTTGTGCCTCGCAATGCATCCCTGTCTTCCCTCCTAATTATGCCAACACTCCACTCCCCATGGGAAGAGAAGGACTGTCAATTATCAGATCTTTGGAATACCGAAAGCTCTTCTGGAAACGGAAGTGGTTACAAAATGCGTTTGGCCTCGGATTTATTGTGCTCGTCAGCTCTGTCACTTCCCGTCACGTCTCAGCCAGCGTCACTTCCAAACAACACTGCAAACCCCAATTCTGTGTTTCCATCCGTGGATGTTTTTAGTCCCTTGCCCCAAGCGTGGATTTGGGATGCTGCATCCCAACATTCATCCACAAACGCAGCCTCGCTTTCTGACAATCTCTCGAACTCAGACTGCGGTCCAGTTTCAGACCAAGCCAGTTTTACGGCTGAGAGGTTACATCCAATTGAGGTGGAAAATTGGGAGGTTGAAAAAGGGGACGATCAAGATGTTAACCTCCACTCTCTAATTTTGGGTAGGTTTGTGGAGGTAGAgcagaaaaacattttggaccaacgGAATGCGGATACCGTTGATTTGCAGGAGCATGACAGCATTTCCGTGATGCTGCCAGAAACTTGGGACGCCGAGGGTGCACACATTGAAGGAACTTCCTGctctgatgatgaagaagagCAGCAAGATGAACAGTTTTTATACATGAGACGCCCGGTTTCTATCTTATAG